One genomic segment of Podarcis raffonei isolate rPodRaf1 chromosome 7, rPodRaf1.pri, whole genome shotgun sequence includes these proteins:
- the GMNN gene encoding LOW QUALITY PROTEIN: geminin (The sequence of the model RefSeq protein was modified relative to this genomic sequence to represent the inferred CDS: deleted 1 base in 1 codon), translated as MNSRMKQKLDVEKPLATKQASTSNSSTSNKNCTSQRQTLKMIQPSITGCLVGRAKEAKSSIKRKLWSDQLTSKASKPEVAVETEYRTVRGVQASDLTVKGNPSSRYWKELAEERRKALYEVLQENEKLHKEIELKDGEIARLKEENEELAELASHVQHMANMIERLTGQAPESLETLKNLDLDEIAYEESDSTEEDLDGETEGEPYSSRGILQIC; from the exons CAGGCTTCTACAAGCAATAGTTCTACAAGCAATAAAAATTGCACATCACAAAGACAGACCCTTAAGATGATACAGCCATCTATTACAGGTTGTCTTGTTGGAAGGGCAAAGGAG GCCAAATCTTCAATCAAGAGGAAACTTTGGAGTGATCAGCTTACCTCAAAGGCTTCCAAACCAGAAGTTGCTGTTGAAACAGAATACAGAACTGTAAGAGGAGTTCAGGCTTCCGATCTTACAGTAAAAG GCAATCCTTCATCTCGGTATTGGAAGGAATTGGCTGAGGAGAGGAGGAAAGCTCTGTATGAGGTGTTGCAAGAAAATGAAAAG CTCCATAAGGAAATTGAATTAAAAGATGGTGAAATTGCTCGTctaaaagaagaaaatgaagagctTGCAGAGCTAGCCAGCCATGTACAACATATGGCAAATATGATTGAG CGACTAACTGGACAGGCACCAGAAAGTCTAGAGACACTGAAAAATCTAGACCTGGATGAAATTGCATATGAGGAAAGTGATTCTACTGAGGAGGATTTAGATGGAGAAACTGAAGGGGAACCT TACAGCTCTCGAGGAATTCTACAGATCTGCTGA
- the ARMH2 gene encoding armadillo-like helical domain-containing protein 2: protein MGSKFSKLAAWYNKHIKHEREPAIKLIDPVFHHHKIKTYGIELRDPELPLEDRATAACYIGLLTYTGGVNAALLASEYIQDMINILLMPDTSGEVRTYVLKGLCGICYLSYLNQNEAKDRHLMEILLAYLDEDEDPEDDDPLDIITMKLWVCYLMTVVCCNNIPYLKLFNEVGGQKLRKSLEALSKLEWFSWPQNYAKLMLALLAYQEQIKESLIGRAKKSSLQ, encoded by the exons ATGGGAAGCAAGTTTAGCAAACTAGCAGCCTGGTATAACAAGCATATCAAGCATGAGAGGGAACCTGCAATCAAGCTCATAGACCCTGTCTTTCACCACCATAAAATCAAAACCTACGGCATTGAGCTGAGAGATCCAGAGCTGCCCCTGGAGGACAGAGCCACAGCTGCATGCTATATTGGACTTCTAACTTACACAG GTGGTGTCAATGCTGCTTTGCTTGCATCAGAATACATTCAGGATATGATTAATATTTTGCTTATGCCAGATACTTCTGGGGAAGTGAGGACCTATGTATTAAAAGGGTTGTGTGGCATTTGCTACCTAAGCTACTTAAACCAAAATGAAGCCAAAGACAGACATCTTATGGAAATTCTCCTTGCTTATCTGGATGAAGATGAAGACCCGGAAGATGACGACCCTCTAGATATAATCACTATGAAGCTCTGGGTTTGCTACCTTATGACGGTTGTCTGCTGTAACAACATCCCTTATCTCAAGTTATTTAATGAAGTGGGTGGCCAAAAGCTACGTAAAAGTCTGGAGGCCCTGTCTAAGTTGGAATGGTTTAGCTGGCCACAAAACTATGCCAAGTTAATGCTAGCGCTTCTAGCCTACCAAGAACAGATAAAAGAATCACTAATAGGTAGAGCTAAGAAATCCAGCTTACAGTAA